AGCCTGCCTACGGTTAATGCTTCTGCATCGGCCACATCAATTTGTGCCGGCGCTTCCACCACATTATCGGCCACCGGGGCAAATACATATGTATGGAATCCGGGCAACCTCAGCGGTGCTTCGGTAAGCGTATCACCTGCCGCAACCACCACTTACACCGTAACGGGTACTGATGCAAACGGTTGCAATGCGGTAAGCACCATTACGATTACCGTAAATCCGCTGCCTGCCGTGTCGGCCTCGGCTTCGCCTGCTGCGGTTTGTATTGGTAGTTCATCTACACTTTCGGCCACTGGTGCTGTAACGTATGTATGGAATCCGGGCAACCTGAGCGGTGCTTCGGTTTCTGTTACGCCTTCGGCCACTACTACTTATACGGTTACCGGCACCGATGCCAACGGCTGTGAAAACACCGATGTGGCTACAGTAACCGTTAATGCATTGCCCACAGTAACGGCCAGCGCATCGGCTACTTCGGTTTGCATTGGCAGTTCAACCACACTGAATGCAAGCGGCGCTGTAAGCTACAACTGGATGCCCGGCTCACTGAGCGGTGCTTCGGTTTCTGTTTCACCTGCTGCAACAACCACTTACACGGTAACCGGTACTGATGCCAATGGTTGCGTAAACACTGCACAACTTACCATTACCGTAAATCCGCTGCCCACCGTATCAGCGGCAGCATCACCTGCGGCTGTTTGTCCGGGAGGCTCAAGCACACTCAGCGGCAGCGGCGCCACCACCTACGTGTGGAACCCCGGCAACCTGAGCGGTGCATCAGTATCCGTTACACCTGCAGCTACCACCACCTACACCGTAACCGGCACCAATGCCAATGGCTGTGTAAATACCGATGTGGTGACGGTAACCGTAAATACGCTGCCCACAGTTGATGCTACTGCCTCACCGCTTACCATATGCGCGGGCGGATCAAGCACACTTTCTGCAACCGGTGCAGCAACTTATAGCTGGATGCCGGGTTCACTGAGCGGAGCTTCTGTTTCGGTAACACCTGCAGCAACTACAACCTATACCGTAACCGGCACCGATGCAAATGGTTGTGTAAATACAGATGTAGTATCGGTAACGGTTAATCCGTTGCCAGTTATTACTGCTTCAGCCACCAATGCTGCCATTTGCACAGGTTCATCAACCACCCTCAGTGCTACCGGCGGAGTCAGCTATACGTGGAATCCGGGTGCGCTGAGTGGTTCTTCGGTAAGCGTATCGCCCACCACCAGCACTACCTATACCGTGAGCGGCACCGATGCAAACGGCTGCGTGAATACCGATTTGATTACCATTATTGTAAACCCGCTGCCGGTTGTTACGGCTTCGGCTTCATCAACCAGCATTTGCACCGGCAACAGTGTAACGCTCACAGCAGGCGGGGCAAGTACCTACACCTGGAATCCGGGAGCCCTCACAGGCTCATCCGTATCTGTTACACCTGCAGCAACGACAACTTACACCGTAACCGGTACTGATGTGAATGGTTGTGTGAATACGGCAACTGTAACCATTACTGTTGGAGCACAGCCCACCATTACAGCAGCCACATCATCAGCGGCTATTTGTGTAGGTGGTTCGGCCACGCTTACTGCTACCGGCGGAGTAACCTACAACTGGATGCCAGGCTCGCTGAGTGGTGCTTCAGTATCGGTTTCACCCACAACTACCACCACTTATACTGTAACCGGAACAGTTTCTGCGGGTTGCTTTAATACAGCAACAGTAACCGTAACTGTAAATCCGTTGCCGGTAATTACAGCCTCTGCAACGGCAACCACCCTTTGCAACGGTTCGTCAACCACACTTAGTGCAACCGGTGCCAGCACCTATACCTGGAATCCCGGCGCGCTTACCGGTGCATCAGTCTCTGTTACACCTTCGGCCACCACTACCTACACCGTAACCGGTGTAGATGCCAATGGCTGCAGCAATACACAAACAATTACCATTACCGTAAATCCGCTTCCGGCAGTTACTGCATCTTCATCGGCAGCTGCAATTTGTAATGGCGGAAATGCTACACTTACCGCCACCGGTGCAAATACGTATGTATGGAATCCCGGTAACCTGAGCGGTGCTTCGGTAGTTGTTTCTCCCACAGCAACCACAACTTATACAGTAACCGGTACCAATACTGCAACTGGTTGTACAAACACGGCCACTGTTTCAGTAACTGTTAATCCGCTTCCCTCCATTACCGCTACAGCTACACAGCTTGCGGTTTGTGCGGGTGGTTCAAGCACACTCAGCGCCACCGGTGCAAACACCTACGTGTGGAATCCGGGCTCGCTGAGCGGTTCATCCGTATCGGTTACGCCTTCCGCTACCACCACCTATACGGTTACCGGTACCAATACTGTAACAGGATGTGTGAATACACAAACCATTACCATTACTGTAAATCCGCTGCCCACTGTAGCTGCAAGCACATCTGCAGCTGCAATCTGTAATGGTGGTTCGGCCACGCTTTCGGCTACCGGTGCCAATACTTATGTGTGGAACCCCGGTAACCTGAGCGGTGCTTCGGTAAGTGTTTCACCCACAGCTACCACTACTTATACAGTAACCGGAACACTTACAGCTACAGGTTGTACCAACACAGCCACAGTTGCTGTTACCGTAAACCCGCTGCCTGTAATTACAGCAAGCACATCGGCTCCGGCTATTTGTGCGGGCGGTTCGGCTACACTTACTGCTACCGGTGGCAATACGTATGTGTGGAATCCGGGTAACCTGAGTGGTGCTACCCTCAGCGTATCGCCCACAGCTACCACAACGTACACCGTTACCGGCACCAACACCGTAACCGGATGTAGCAATACACGCACTGTTACTGTAACAGTAAATCCGCTGCCTGTGGTTACTGCTTCCAGTGCAGCAGCTGCAATTTGCCTGGGTGGTTCAACCACACTCACTGCTACCGGCGCCAACACCTATGTGTGGAATCCGGGCAACCTGAGTGGTTCTTCTGTGAGTGTATCGCCCACGGGCAATACTACTTATACAGTAACCGGCACCATTACTGCCACAGGCTGTACAAATACGGCTACGGTATCTGTAACAGTTAATCCGTTGCCCACTGTAGCAGCTACCACATCAGCCGCTACAATTTGTGCAGGTGCTACAGCTACACTTTCGGCTACCGGTGCCAATACGTATGTGTGGAATCCGGGTAACCTGAGTGGTTCTTCTGTAAACGTATCACCTGTTACCACTACCACATACACCGTAACCGGCACCAATACATTAACGGGTTGTACCAATACACAAACCGTAACTGTAAACGTGAATCCGCTGCCTGTGCTTACCATCACGCCTTCGGCTACCAGCATTTGCAACGGCAACTCGGTAACACTGAACGTAACCGGCGCGAATACATATACCTGGAACCCCGGTAGCCTTACCGGTGCTTCAGTTACTGTGTTCCTTTCATCTACCACCACATTTACAGTAACCGGTGTGAACACCATTACAGGTTGTATCAATACACAAACGGTAACCATTACCGTAAATCCGCTTCCTGTAGTAACTGCAACTGCCAGTCCGCTTTCAATTTGTGCAGGCAGCAACACCACGCTTTCAGCCACGGGTGCCAATACCTATGTGTGGAATCCCGGCAACCTTAGCGGTGCTTCGGTATCGGTAGCTCCCGCAACCAGCACGGTTTATACAGTAACGGGCACCAATACGGTAACCGGCTGTACAGCCACTCAGTCGGTAAGTGTAAACGTTGATCCGTTGCCGGTGATTACGGCCAGTGCCTCTTCATCAGTAATCTGTTTTGGTCAAAGTGCTTTGCTTACCGCTTCAGGTGCGTCCAGTTATGTATGGACTCCCGGTAACATCAGCGGCGCTTCTGTAAACGTTATTCCCGGTGTTACCACTACCTATACCGTAACCGGAACCAACTCGGTAACGGGTTGCAGCAATACGCAAACCATTACCATTACTGTAAACCCGCTGCCGGTAGTTACCGCTACAGCATCTTCACTCACCAGCTGTGCAGGCAGCCCGGTAACGCTTAATGCCGGTGGTGCCGGTATCTACAACTGGCAACCGGGTAACCTTTCCGGCAGCTCGGTTACAGTGAATCCGGTAGTGACTACCACTTACACCGTAACCGGTACCAACACCTTAACCGGCTGTACAGGTACACGCACAATTACCATTACTGTAAACCAGTTGCCGCTGATTACTGCTTCAGCTGCACAGGCTGTTATTTGTGCCGGTGGTTCGAGCAATCTTACTGCTTCGGGTGCCAATACGTATGTATGGAATCCGGGTAACCTGAGTGGTGCAGTTGTAACAGTAACACCTGCTGCTACCACCACTTATACCGTAACCGGCACCAACACCGTAACCGGTTGTGTAAATACACAAACTGTAACTGTAATCGTAAACGCACTGCCTGTGGTTGCTGCCAGCAGCGCATCAGCTGCAATTTGTGTGGGTGATACAACCACACTTACCGGAACCGGCGCCAATACTTACACCTGGAACCCCGGCAACCTGAGTGGTTCTTCTGTAAGTGTATCGCCTGTGGCTACTACCACTTACACGGTTACCGGTACAAACACCGTAACCGGCTGCGTAAACACAGCTACTGTTTCGGTAACTGTAAATGCACTTCCGGTACTTGCGGCCAGCAGTTCATCGGCTGCAATTTGTGTGGGTGATTCGGCTACGCTGAGTGTAACCGGTGCCGACAGCTACACCTGGAACCCCGGCAACCTGAGCGGTGCTTCGGTAAACGTGGCTCCTGTGGCTACCACTACTTACACCGTAACCGGCACCAACACCGTAACCGGCTGCGTGAATACAACTACTGTAGCAGTAACTGTAAACAGCCTGCCTGTGGTTGCACTTGGTGCTGATACAGCCGTGTGCGGTGGTCCGCTTACACTGGATGCCGGCAACGCAGGTTCAACTTACCTCTGGAGCGACAGCAGCACGGCACAAACGCTTAGCGTAACCGCAAGCGGTGTGTATGCCGTAACCGTAACCAATGCCAACGGCTGCGAAGCAGTTGATTCGATTGCTGTAACCATTAACGCATTGCCGGTTGTCAGCCTTGGTGCGGATACCACAGTGTGCGGCTCGCTGGTGCTTGATGCCGGAAACGCTGGTGCTTCCTACCTCTGGAGCGACAGCACCACGGCACAAACGCTTACCGCCACTTCAAGTGGTGTGTATGCTGTAATGGTAACCGATTCACTCGGCTGCTCAACAACAGATACCATTGCCGTGAACGTAAATGCACTGCCTGCCGTGAACCTCGGCAACGATGTAACAGCTTGTGCCGGCGGCCCTGTGCAGCTTGATGCAGGCGTGGCAGGTATGCTCTACAACTGGAATACCGGCGATACCACGCAAACCATTTTTGCTACCACCACCGGCGTGTTTGTGGTAACGGCAACAGACTCACTTGGCTGTTCGGCTACTGATTCGGTGAACGTGAGCTTCTCGGCGCTGCCGTTAGTAAACCTCGGCAACGACACCACGCTTTGCGGCGGTTCGGTTACGCTTGATGCAGGCACAGGTGGCAACATCTTCACCTGGAGCACCGGCGATACCACACAAACCATTGTGGCTGCCAGCACCGCACTTTATGGTGTAACCGTAACTGATTCGCTCGGCTGTTCGTCAACCGACTCAGTGCTTGTAACCATCAATGCAATTCCGGTGGTGACTGTATCGCTCACACAGGATACGCTTTGCGATCAGGACAGCCTGTTTGTACTGCTTGGCTCACCGGCCGGCGGCACATTTGGCGGTGCGTTTGTGAGCGGCAATACATTTGATCCGGTGGCTGCCGGTGTAGGTTCTCATGTAGTTTACTACACCTTCACTGATGCCAATGGTTGTTCGGCCACCGATTCTGCTACCGTAATTGTAGATCCCTGCACCGGCGTAGCCGAGAATGCATTCAACGGTTCAATCTTTACGGTATATCCGAACCCGAACAACGGCTTCTTCAATCTCGCCCTCACCAACGCCAACTATGCCGAACTGAGCATTCAGGTGTACACCGTTCTCGGTCAGGTTGTGTACAGCGACATGGCTTCGAACGTAACGGGTGATGTGATTCGTCCGATTGATCTGACCAACTTTGCCAACGGTGCTTACTATGTGAAAGTAACCACTGGTTCAGCAACGCAGACGATTAAAGTGATGAAGCAGGATTAATGAGTTAATGGGATAATTTCCTTAGCTGATAAAAAAAAGTGACTGTCTGAAAAGGCAGTCACTTTTTTTGTGGTTTGATTTGGGTGCAATTATTGATTTTTTTAGTTGTTTATTATATGTAATAATTTAATGATTAACTTGACTAATCAATACATGTACCGATGGAGTTGTTCGTTTCGCTATTATCATTTTCAGGAGGCCTTCTTGGGGCTGGTCTTATGGCTTATTTTTCAGAAAAAGGGAAGAGCAAAGCAATTAAAGAAGATCTTGCCAAAATGACACAGGTTGTTGAAGGGATAAAGTCTGGCTACTCGAAAGAAAACGAAGAGTTAAAGGCTCAGCTAAGCTTACTTGTAAATAAACAAAATAGCCTGCATGCTGATTTAAAACGTGCAGTTTTTGAGTTTGGCGACTCGATTTTTATTGTTCTTTCATTATGCGATTCAACTCGACCTGAGTTAGCAGAAGATCGGTTTCTAGAGTTAACTCAATATAAACGACAAATAGAACACGCGGAAACAGAATTAACATTAAAACATGCTAGATTTTGTTTTTTAGTTGAGGATAATGAACTGATAGATTTAGCAGATAAGTTACACCGCGATGTAACCAGATTTAGTTCAAAATTCTCATTGTTCATAATTAGAGCTGAACCTTATTTAGAGACATTGGCTAAAGTATATAACGATTCGAATTTTAACGAAAAATTATATAAGGAGTATTGGAATAAAGTTCTTGAAATTGAAGCTCAGATGAATAAAGAAGTTGAAGA
Above is a window of Bacteroidota bacterium DNA encoding:
- a CDS encoding T9SS type A sorting domain-containing protein translates to MKTKITLKSPGLLKLALMALTTVLLPGMLSAQLTGTRNIPGDYATLAAAITDLNTQGVGAGGVTLNLIAGNPETAPAGGYQITASGSLANPIIIQGNANVITAFTPQATGSLTDAIFKIIGGDFIAINGFVMQENPANTVLTPTASNTMTEWGVALFASSATDGAQNNAIAGNTISLNRTYGNTWGVYSNTRHSATVILIVTDASSPTGANSNNRVLANIISNVNYGVAFIGTATAANMDSGNDIGGNSPATGNTITNWGGLAAPSSYVSNTGTSYCIFMNNQIGENVSYNSLTSAAVSGTAVTFRGIYKTYGISPAGTFTVNITNNTLTMTNGFTSGTFEHIRSESMGTLVTATININNNTILNSAITGAASSSTIVGIINSSGPGVLNMNSNVIRGLTSTATTGGLTGISNTGAVVSSININSNQIGNASGNAITFSATTSGAVLCLNNNGGANSSALSISNNNFQGIIHSLVGSGTQFYMVNTAATLSQTFNNNTFTNLTANTTAEVRFMANNVALPAGGSVTVTGNSIVTAFSKPAAGSTVTLYYTTTSPSSVAGTTKTHQNNNFSNITLTGATTMAGWADLEGTSFGGPAKNISNNTFSNWACGSSAVTVIQTNYNSTNTIVSNNTISSISGTGAITGILMGSFSNGANMTVSNNTITGLVSSGTGGNVIGCTGGSSSITTYTITQNTISGLSSTGATVTGLVVSAGSTIFVTRNKIGDLLSTNTNPSVNGITVSGGVTNNVNNNLIGDLRATAANVANAINGINITGGTTSNIYFNTILLNATSSGALFGTSGIFTSTTSSVDLRNNLVVNLSTPNGTGLTVAYRRSSTILTSLAAASNNNAYFAGTPGPNNVIFFDGSNIDQTLAAYQARVSAREAASVSVNPVFTSTAVGNAGFLHIPAATSYLLESGGTNIAGITNDFDNDTRPGPAGSVNGGAISPDIGADEYDGFLVGCTGTPTAGTAASTPAARCASGTFSLSLTGASTGPGITYQWQSSAVSGGPYTNISGANTSSYTTGTVSATTYFVCVVTCSLSGLTATTNEVTGLINPLPLVAVTPTTANFCSPGGTPVSLTGSGANTYAWAPATGLSATTGATVTASPAATTTYTVTGTDVNGCVNTAVTTITSVLNPVITSVTATPASICTGNNSQLQGNITFNTPVNTYSFASGTGASLDPMTGAATAVGANVDDTPSGVIPIGFTFNFNGVNYTDFSVSPDGWLRMGNVAPTSQFTNSVTSTTNIPKLYPYWDDITTGTNGGVTYVVTGTAPNRILKVQWFVTVPYNFTGPANSTCQAWLYESTNVVEFRYGTMGITGLESASGGLTGGAGNFQSLTFGTGTVSTSAANNTNINPPASGVIYTFTPPVPTYSWSPATFLSSTSIINPVATAATATTTYTFTATNAVCSNNSPVTLTVNPLPAIGASASASAICIGASANLTATGGVTYNWMPGSLTGATVTVSPVSTTTYTVTGTDANGCQNTAQITITVNPLPSVNASASPAAICDGSTANLSATGAVSYTWMPGSLSGAAVAVTPSATTTYTVTGTDANGCENTAQTTVTVNSLPTVNASASATSICAGASTTLSATGANTYVWNPGNLSGASVSVSPAATTTYTVTGTDANGCNAVSTITITVNPLPAVSASASPAAVCIGSSSTLSATGAVTYVWNPGNLSGASVSVTPSATTTYTVTGTDANGCENTDVATVTVNALPTVTASASATSVCIGSSTTLNASGAVSYNWMPGSLSGASVSVSPAATTTYTVTGTDANGCVNTAQLTITVNPLPTVSAAASPAAVCPGGSSTLSGSGATTYVWNPGNLSGASVSVTPAATTTYTVTGTNANGCVNTDVVTVTVNTLPTVDATASPLTICAGGSSTLSATGAATYSWMPGSLSGASVSVTPAATTTYTVTGTDANGCVNTDVVSVTVNPLPVITASATNAAICTGSSTTLSATGGVSYTWNPGALSGSSVSVSPTTSTTYTVSGTDANGCVNTDLITIIVNPLPVVTASASSTSICTGNSVTLTAGGASTYTWNPGALTGSSVSVTPAATTTYTVTGTDVNGCVNTATVTITVGAQPTITAATSSAAICVGGSATLTATGGVTYNWMPGSLSGASVSVSPTTTTTYTVTGTVSAGCFNTATVTVTVNPLPVITASATATTLCNGSSTTLSATGASTYTWNPGALTGASVSVTPSATTTYTVTGVDANGCSNTQTITITVNPLPAVTASSSAAAICNGGNATLTATGANTYVWNPGNLSGASVVVSPTATTTYTVTGTNTATGCTNTATVSVTVNPLPSITATATQLAVCAGGSSTLSATGANTYVWNPGSLSGSSVSVTPSATTTYTVTGTNTVTGCVNTQTITITVNPLPTVAASTSAAAICNGGSATLSATGANTYVWNPGNLSGASVSVSPTATTTYTVTGTLTATGCTNTATVAVTVNPLPVITASTSAPAICAGGSATLTATGGNTYVWNPGNLSGATLSVSPTATTTYTVTGTNTVTGCSNTRTVTVTVNPLPVVTASSAAAAICLGGSTTLTATGANTYVWNPGNLSGSSVSVSPTGNTTYTVTGTITATGCTNTATVSVTVNPLPTVAATTSAATICAGATATLSATGANTYVWNPGNLSGSSVNVSPVTTTTYTVTGTNTLTGCTNTQTVTVNVNPLPVLTITPSATSICNGNSVTLNVTGANTYTWNPGSLTGASVTVFLSSTTTFTVTGVNTITGCINTQTVTITVNPLPVVTATASPLSICAGSNTTLSATGANTYVWNPGNLSGASVSVAPATSTVYTVTGTNTVTGCTATQSVSVNVDPLPVITASASSSVICFGQSALLTASGASSYVWTPGNISGASVNVIPGVTTTYTVTGTNSVTGCSNTQTITITVNPLPVVTATASSLTSCAGSPVTLNAGGAGIYNWQPGNLSGSSVTVNPVVTTTYTVTGTNTLTGCTGTRTITITVNQLPLITASAAQAVICAGGSSNLTASGANTYVWNPGNLSGAVVTVTPAATTTYTVTGTNTVTGCVNTQTVTVIVNALPVVAASSASAAICVGDTTTLTGTGANTYTWNPGNLSGSSVSVSPVATTTYTVTGTNTVTGCVNTATVSVTVNALPVLAASSSSAAICVGDSATLSVTGADSYTWNPGNLSGASVNVAPVATTTYTVTGTNTVTGCVNTTTVAVTVNSLPVVALGADTAVCGGPLTLDAGNAGSTYLWSDSSTAQTLSVTASGVYAVTVTNANGCEAVDSIAVTINALPVVSLGADTTVCGSLVLDAGNAGASYLWSDSTTAQTLTATSSGVYAVMVTDSLGCSTTDTIAVNVNALPAVNLGNDVTACAGGPVQLDAGVAGMLYNWNTGDTTQTIFATTTGVFVVTATDSLGCSATDSVNVSFSALPLVNLGNDTTLCGGSVTLDAGTGGNIFTWSTGDTTQTIVAASTALYGVTVTDSLGCSSTDSVLVTINAIPVVTVSLTQDTLCDQDSLFVLLGSPAGGTFGGAFVSGNTFDPVAAGVGSHVVYYTFTDANGCSATDSATVIVDPCTGVAENAFNGSIFTVYPNPNNGFFNLALTNANYAELSIQVYTVLGQVVYSDMASNVTGDVIRPIDLTNFANGAYYVKVTTGSATQTIKVMKQD